Within Mustela nigripes isolate SB6536 chromosome 3, MUSNIG.SB6536, whole genome shotgun sequence, the genomic segment TATGTCTGTGCTCACGGAAGAAAGGGGGCCGTAAAGCaatcatttcagaaaaataaatagaagaggaATGCATAAAGGTTAAGAAATAAGATCTTCTCTCTCCAGCGCAGGACCCAGTAGACGTCAGTTACTTTTATTCTGCCGCGTGCCCCTCGGTGTGAtgtccccacccctgcactcAGCTGTCAGGTACTATAGTCTGGCTGCAGGGATGGTCTCCTCCAAGGGACCTGGGCTCAAGGCCCCACTGTGCTTCTTACTAACTGAGTTATCCTGGCCAAGCTGCTTAACCCCACAGAGGCTcgattttctgttttataaaacacTTGGTGACCAAATGAAATGACAGGCATGAAAGGCATCCGGCAATGGTGAGTTTACTCTCGCAAGTTAAGTCCTTACTGTTAAGAATGAAACTTCCTGCCTGACTTCCGGCCGTTCTCCACTATCTGTAGGCCTTGTCAAAGCTGGAGCGACGAAGCTGGGCATTGGGGTCGAGTTGTTCCACCTCCCAAGGGCCTCCCATGCTACCCCCGGCAGCAGTGTTCCCCTCAGTGAGATTGCGCAGTCCAGTGGGATGGGCATAGCTCAGACACCTGCCAGCCGGGGTTCGAATCCCAGTTCCTCCAGTTACTGGTTTTATTCCCTAACCTCCCTGGACAGATTCTATTCTATCTACCTCATCACATTGGCGAGAGCATTCAGAGAGACGCTGCATGGGGTGTCCCGGGCACGGAGCAAGTGCTCGGTACCTGTCGTTATTGTTGGTATCATGGGTGAGGGCTATGGAAGGAGTGACAGGGCCCTGCCCTCAAAGGGCCTAACTCAGGCCCTTTGGGCATATTATAGTCCAGGGATATATCAGACAAACACTCTTCAAAACATCATACGGGAATTGATGCTAGGAAGAAACCCTCAGGTTGTAGCTGGCAGCGGCTACACAGCTCAGGGAATGAAACACAGGTACCTTGATTGCGTCGCTAAAATTCTTTGACTTTGTTGgtctcagggcctcagtttccccatatatAAAATTAGCCCTTTACACTGAATACTATGCTGTCCCTTACGCTAACCATGAGCTCcatgtgactattttttttaagttttttaaaaagatatttatttgtttatttatttatttgagagggagagaggacttGAGTGCGGGCACTCACATGAGcagtgggaagagcagaggaggtCGGGGAGAAACGAGCTGACTTCACGCTGAATGCAGagcagcctgacatggggctcaatcccccaaacccaagctcatgacctgagctgggacCAAGATGGATGCTCAAGTGACTcagccatccaagcgcccctctgtgtgactatttaaatttaaattaacaagGTGCCGGGTGACTGTACGTGAAGcctccactcttgattttggctcaggtcatgatcttggggttgtgagaacgagcctcgtgttgggctctgtgctcaggacagTCTgtgtgggattctctctctccctctccctctcctccttcccacccccgcTCTCGCACATATGCGCACACATGCGTGTTCtatctaaaaatatgaataaaatcttaaataagataaatgtaaattatctaaaattggggcatctggctggctcagtcggaaaagcacacgactcttgatctcagggtcatgagtctgagccccatttcaggggtagagattacttcaatgaataaataagtaaaaactttccaatatttaatgaattaattaaaatcaaaattttaaattcagttcttcagtcaCACAGCCACATCTCAAGCACTCGATAGCCACACGTGTCTAAGGCTAGCGTACTGGACCGCACAGAAGAGAATGTctccatcattgcagaaagttctatttgGCTACCACTGAACTAGAATGGTCTTCATGATTCTCCACGTGGCTTTAACTCTCCCTGAGGGTGGGCAcagatggtgacagatggtgggtGGGGCACATTTGGCATCTGGAGGCCGGGAGTGGACGCCATCTGAAAGGCAGgacccgggcacctgggtggctcagtgggttaagccactgccttcggctcaggtcatgatctcagggtcctgggatcgagtcccgcatcgggctctctgctcagcggggagcctgcttcctcctctctctctctctgcctgcctctccgtctacttgtgatctctttctatcaaataaataaataaaatctttaaaaaaaaaaaaaaaaagaaaggcaggaccCTGGAGAGGGGTGAAGTGAGGGCTGCGCTTGAGGGGTGCTGGGATGCCCTTACTCAGAGGTTCTCATTGTAGCCTTCCCCTACTCTGCACCTCAGGCAAATTGCGACACGTGCTGAGCATGGACGGTTTCCTCAACTACCTCTGCTCGAAGGATGGAGATATCTTCAACCCAACCTGCCTCCCGGTTTACCAGGATATGACTCAACCCCTGAACCATTACTACATCAACTCCTCTCACAATACCTACCTCGTGGGGGACCAGCTTTATGGCCATAGCAGCGTCGAGGGATACATACGGTGTGTGGGGAGCAAGGGGGAAGGGTTCCTGCTCATGAGAAGGGGCCATCTGTGTTGTCAGTGGATAACAGGGATCAAAAAGATGTTGTGGAGGGTTTGGGGCTGAGGGTCCCTGGATTCCTGAGAGACTTGGAGGAGACGTTGAAGACTGACAGGAGGGTAGTACTGAAACTCTATGGGTAAATGGAGCTTCCTTCTCTTCATAGGCTGTGAAACTCTCTTGGAACTCAGAGGTCCTGACAGATTTATTTTGAACAAAGAAACTAAATGTTACATGGAAGGCAATAGAGCACAGAAGTTAGAAACATAGGTTCTGGAGTCAGACCATATGAAGTCAAATCCTAGCTGTCTCACTTGGTGCTCTTGTTCTAagtatttaacctctctgggcctcagtatccccatctgtgaaatagggatgGTAACAATGCCTATTCTGTctgagttgttgtgaggattaaatgagataatccatgtgCTAACAGCCAATAAGTGATCACTGCTTTTACAGTGATTAATCATGGTTTGGGTCAAAGAGTCAAGATAATCTTTGTAGTGGCACCAACTGATCTAGTAGCTTCAGGGTATAAAAGATGTGTGGAACATACTTTTTCTGCCCTAGGATGTCTAGTAGAGAAGATAAAGTATAAATTTACTGAGAGTTTGAGGGggatctggctggctcagttggtacagcatgcaactcttgatcttgggggtcatgagttcaagctccacattggccatagagcttacttttttttttttttttttttaatttgacagagagcgagagatcacaagtaggcagagaggcaggcagagagagagggggaagcaggctccccgctgagcagagagcctgaagtgggactggatcccaggaccccaagaccatgacttgagctgaaggcagaggcttaacctactgagccactcaggtgcctccaaAGAGCTtactttataaacaaacaaacaaattactGAGAGGTTGACTAAGTCAGGTGTTGCAGAATGCCATACAATCAGAACACCAGAAGCATCACAAGGCAGTACGTGATGCTGAAGGAAGATCGTGAGTTGGAGAGGATAGGGGGTAGAAGTAGCGTGAGCCATAGCAGTATCCCAGTGGACAGGGAAGGGTTCACAGAGATGCAGCTTGCAGGGGTCTTGGGGACTAAGTGCCAGTGAGCACTGTTCTCCCCAGAGTGGGGAGAAAGTCCCTAGACAGATGATACGACCTTGATCTCTCTGTGCCTGGGGGCTTGGGGTTCTTGCAGGGCCCTGAAGAGGGGGTGCCGCTGCGTGGAGGTGGATATATGGGATGGACCTAACGGGGAACCTATCGTTTACCATGGACACACGCTGACCTCCCGCATCCCTTTCAAAGATGTCGTGGCCACTGTGGCGCAGTACGCCTTCCAGGTAGAAGTCCCAGAATGGGCGTCTCCTGGAGAGGGAAGATGATCTGAGGGAAGAGTGGCTGCCTCTGAATCTGGAAAGGGTAGACGAGTGCGGGGGAGGCTGTGTCAAATGGCAGAGACGGACAAGAGACTTTAACTGGGAAGCATCAGACAAATATTGAGAGATTGTGAATAAGGGTTGGATGTGTCACTAGTAGTTAGTAGTCCTAGAGGTAATTGCTAGGGATCAGTGACTCTTCTAGTCACTGTCACCCTTATGCTTACAACTGACACAACACCCTACACACTGACAACTGTCATCCATCTCGGAGAGGgtggataaggaaacagaggacgTGGTGGATAGGGCTGGGGGACAACAGGAGTCTGGAGATGAGAGTGTAACATGAACACATAATCAGAGGAATGGCCTAGCCTTCCCACTCTGAGCCTAAAAGCTCAAAGGTCCCAGAGGGACCTCGGAACAGCTGGTATAGGTCTGAGATTTGGGATCCCAACAGTGATTTTTAGATGTGGGGTGGTCCCCAGACCCAGCAAGACCTCCTTGATACCCAGAACAGGGTCAGAGGGGTTTGCCAATCAGGGTACTCTGAGTGAGTCACCAGGGGAGGTCTAGAGAGGAAGGGAGGTTCCATATTTTGAACCTCTGGCTCTagcattctctcccttccccatcaGACATCAGATTATCCAGTCATCTTGTCCCTGGAGAACCACTGCAGCTGGGAGCAGCAGCAGGTCATGGCGTACCATCTGACTGAGATCTTGGGGGAGCAGCTGCTGAGCACTACTTTGGATGGGCTGCTGCCCACTCAGCTCCCCTCGCCAGAGGTAGGCACCCTTGTCAGCCAGCCCAGGCTCTGCCGTGGCTTCCATACTCTCCCACCCTTGCCCCTCCATGCCCCTCCTGTTCCCTCCTTCTCAGCCCTCCGTGGACCATCTTACTCTTGAATATCCTTGGAAATGATTTTACTTCTCCAAAAGTCCAATTGAAGGCAGAATGGTTGATaggttttctaaattttaaatcaattattttcttatttcctttttcagtggaattatctttttttttttttcctgatggctCATAGGTGTATATATACTTGCACTTCTAAGAACGCTTGGGGTCATTTTCTATATCCCTTTTATATGTCACATACAATAGATACtatgaatgtcttttcatgtataattttttcccttttagtagCTCTGTGGGATTCCATTTTCTGTTGTgaaccattatttatttaaccagtaAATAGTAAACATTCAGGTTATTGGTAATTTTTCACTTGTACATATAGCTTTGTCCATTTACAGctgcccttcttcttcttttaagagttctttatttgaggggcacctgagtggctcagtggttaagtgactaccttcggctcaggtcatgatcccagggtcctgggattgagtcctggatcaggctccctgctcattgggaagcctgcttctccctctcccactccccctgcttgtgtcccctctcttgctgtgtctctttctgtcaaataaataaactcttttaaaaaagagagagatctattcgagagaaagagagagcacaagcatgcaaGGGGcgggtgggtaggggcagagggagaaaatctgaGACGCCCTGGTGAGCATgtagcctgacacagggctcgatcccacaaccctgagatcatgacctgaaccaaaatcaagagtcagatgtttaaccaactgggccacccaggcgccccattcacTCTTTCTCTGAGAAGGATTCCTAGAAGTACATTGCTGGGTTGAAGAGTACTGGTGCTGATATTTTGGTTATTACTGCCAAGCTGCCCTCTGGAAAAAAATACCAAGTTGCACTCTGACCAACAGTAAGAGAAGGACCACAAATAACTTCAGAAGTATGATGATTCACAGTGACAAacgtggcaaaaaaaaaaaaaaggtcaagttaaaaaaaaagtctagggcacctgggtggcttagtgggttgagcctctgcctttggctcaggtcatggcccgcattgggctctctgctcagtgggagcctgctttcccctctctttccacccgcctctctgtgtacttgtgatctttctgtcagataaataaataaaatcttttaaaaaagaaaaagaaaaaagaaaagtctaggggttcctgggtggctcagtgggttaagcctctgccttcggctcaggtcctgatctcgggatCCTAGggtcaaaccccacatcgggctctctgctcagcagggagcttgcttccccctctctctgcctgcctctctgccctcttgtgatctctctgtcaaatagacaaataaaatatttcaaaaaataagataaaaaagaagagtctatattttcttcttttgaattaatAGATATGATTTACCCACTTTTATTGGGGTTTATACTCTTTACCAGTATATAAcaagtttttaaatgttaaagacaTTGGTGCTTTGGGAAAATTCTGTTTTGCAGCCTTTGCTTTTGGATCATAGCATCTTCTGCCATATGGAGGATTTTAAGGTTTATGTAGTCAAATTGGCCAgtcttttgtatgtcttctgagTTATGGATGATAACAGGAGatgtcctatttcttttcttttctcttctttcgttctttcctttttttttctttttttttttttttttttttttttttatttattttttttttttgagagagagagtggggattggagtggcagagggagagggagagaatctcaagcagactccttggcAAGCACGGACCCCAACACAGCGctatgtcaggaccctgagatcatgacctgagctgaaaccaagagtcgaacacttaaccaactgagccacccaggcgcccctcatctccTGTTTCTAAAGGCTTTCCTACTTTAAGATTATTCAAAAAGATtctgcattttcttctaataCTCTTATGTCctttatatttacatgtaaattttGAATATGGGCAGAATCTCTATGTGTCATATGtgaggtattttttattttgtgttttccagtTGGATAGAGATGTGACGAGTTGGCTTAATGACAGGAACCCCTACTGTATGTATCAGGCAGCCACCCCGTGGGGACTCTAGCCCACTCACGTCTTCTGCCTTTGAGATGGTCCCATGAGAGCACTGGGAGCCGCAGGGCCCCCCAGGAGGGTCCCAGAGCAGACAGGGAAACAAGCGCCTTCATTTCTATCTCCAGGAGCTTCGGAGGAAGATCCTGGTGAAGGGGAAGAAGTTAAGGACACTTGAGGAGGAtcttgaggaagaggaagaggaggaagagctaGAGTGTGAGCTGGAGACGGAGCAGGAAGCCGACACAGAGCTGGAGGCCCATCTGGAGTCTGTGTCCCAGGAGTTGAGCCCGCGCAGTAAGgacaaaaagaaggagaaggtgCGCCAGGAGGGTGGTCTTTCTGCTCTGGCATTTGGTCAGTCTGTATTGTAGATGGCGTTCCTGTGTGGAGAGACCAGTGAGCCAGGCAGGGTGTTGGGCCAAGGAGCAAAACGCCCCTTGCGCCCAGTGAAAGAAGTATAAGGGGGCACGTGTGGCATCACCATTTACTATCGTATGGAGAGAGATGGCAGTGGCTTTCCAACTTCTTTGGGCCACGGAATGGTTTATGACTGAACTCTTACATGGGAGCTCTGTATACAAAAGGGATCCAAGCGGAGCCATTCCAGCTGAAGCACCCATTTGGTCTCTCCTGAGTCCCCCATTGACTCTTGAGACATCTTTGTACTTCTCCGTCTCTTTAAAGgccagtttgaaaaccactggtgtgtgcgtgcatgcgcaTATGCgcatgtgtgtttgtgagagagagagagagattgtgtacCCGCACTATTGTACTAGGGGCGTAGGGCTTACTCAAGTGACTGCTGTAACCGCATCTGAAATGGGCTTAGAGAAGGTTTCTTGGAAAAGGTGAGTCTGAGAAGGGGCCAGaagtagccaaaaaaaaaaaaaaaaaaagagcagaaagagttggggaaggggaaggctCTGAGAAGGCTGTGCCCAAGTGGCCCAGCTCCCTGTGGGGAAGGGGTGCCATTGGTGGGACAGCCAAGATCCTGGTTAGAAGTCTGCCTTTCTCGTTCTCATGCTTTTCCTTGACTTAGCTAACTTCTAGCTTATCCTGTCCTCTCTGGGGCTGTGGGGTCTAGCCTGCTACCATGTCCAGGGAAGGAAATgggaatttaagagaaaaatgtagaGATATTATTCTGGGACCCTCACATCCTTCCAGTGTGACTTCCCCGGCCATTTGCATACCTTGACATAACTGTCTGGGTTCATGAGCATTTTGACCAAAATACACtattaatggttttttaaaaggcGAGAGGTAAGGAGGACACCTCTCTACTTCAAAATAATCATCGAAAACCTGTTACCCAGAAAGTAACAGTAAAGCAGACCCTTTAAGCCCAGAGGCTGAAACCGATCCCATCAGGTTTCAAAGGACTGCCTTTATTCCCATTCCCATCCCCAGGTTGTGATGTGTCCGCTGTTTTGTCCGCCTATCTGTTGTGAGGTTATGGTTCAGGCTCCTATTTCCAAGGCtgggtcccttctcttttccaagCAGGTGAGGCAGGAGGAATGCAAAGGGGAGGCAGTGGGCAGAGGCGTAGGTTGGATGGGGTAATTCAGATCCTGGCCATCGCTCTTTTCCTCTCGGCTCGTGGAAGGTTCAattccattttcctctctgttttctcctcttccagAAATCCAAACCCATCTTGTGTCCATCCCTCTCTGCCCTGGTTGTCTACTTGAAGTCTGTCTCATTCCACAGCTTCACTCATTCAAGGGAGCACTACCGCTTCTATGAGACCTCCTCTTTCTCTGAAGCCAAGGCCAGAAGCCTCATCAAGGAGGCCGGTCAGGACCAAAAGGGAGAGAGCCAGGGAGGGAATTGGGATGGGTAGGGTCAGGCTGCTGGGCAGGAGGACGAGTCCCAAGAAAGAGGACCAAGGGCCTAAGTAGGGATGAGGGAGCTAAGCGACTCCTCAGAGCACGCACTGGGACAGGAGCTCTGAGCAGCAGGGTCAAGGCTCTAGCGGGAGGAGAGATGCTCAGGAGATGCTGGGGAGGAAAGCGAAGTGGGTAGGCAGTGTACCTGAGGCCAGGGAAGTGGAGAGATCCCCCCATCGCCATCTACCTACTATACCCTCTATGCAGGCAACGAGTTTGTGCAACACAATGCCTGGCAGCTAAGCCGTGTGTACCCCAGCGGCCTGAGGACAGATTCGTCCAACTACAACCCCCAGGAACTCTGGAACGCTGGCTGCCAGATGGGTGAGGGGGCAGCAGCAACAGGGGGGAGGTTACATGCCCCAGGGGCCGGCCAGGAGGGTGAGGGAATGCTTAAAGGGTGCTCGACTGAGAGAGATGCCATCTATGGAGGGTGTTCCCAGCAGGCCTTCCTATACCCAATCCATCTCCTTCATTCCTTGAGAGAAGGGCCAGAGGGCTCCTGAGACGTatgttttcctccctttctcccggGACCCACAGTGGCCATGAACGTGCAGACTGCGGGGCTGGAGATGGACATCTGTGACGGGTTCTTCCGCCAGAACGGTGGCTGTGGCTACGTGCTGAAGCCTGACTTCCTGCGTGATGCCCAGAGCTCCTTCCACCCTGAGCGGCCCATCAGCCCTTTCAAGGCCCAGACCCTCCTAATCCAGGTATTGCGGTGAGCGAAACCATGGGAAaaaacctggggggggggggcaggatggAAGCAGGGGGTCGAGGCAGTGGGGCCTGGTAGGGACGCAGCGGGTGAAGAATGCCTCAGGAGAGGCAGGCGAGCCGGTGAATGGTGGGGATTTGGGAACCAGCTGCCTAGGTTCGAACCTGGTCACTACTCGTGTAACTCCGGGCAAGTTCCTGAaccccaggctccttccctgcAAAGTGGGAGGAATGCTAGTCCCCCTCACAGGGTTGCTGTGACAGGTAATCTAAAAGTACCCAGGGCAATGCCTGGGGCTGCGTCCAGGCCCGAAAGGGTTTGCTGAACCTACCTTCTTTCAAACCTTGTTCAATTTCTACTCTGGTGGATTTTAAATCACACATAGGTTACTAGAGGAGCATATATTACTCCAAGCCAGAGGCTAGAgtgcccctcccctggccctccccaccacccttgggggtgcacccctcccccccacccccggcagtGTAAGAGCGAGCTGGAGTGGGGCTGAGCTGAACAGGAACCAGTGAGTTTCCAGAGTCCTGCTTGCAGATCATCAGCGGGCAGCAACTCCCTAAGGAGGACACGAGTAAAGAGAGGTCCATCGTGGATCCACTGGTGAGAGTGGAGATCTTTGGCGTCCGCCCAGACAAAAGCCGGCAAGAGACCAGCTACGTAGAGAACAACGGTGAGACTGGGCTGGGCGGTGCTGAGCTGtgctgggcaggggtgaggggggtggtggtgggagttAGGTGGGAGGAACATGGCTGTTTCCCTACCGCACTGTCCGCACTGGTGACCTGGACAAATTGCTCATCCGCTCTGGGCCGCAATCCCCTCACCTGTGAAATGCTGATCGTGGGGAAAATTGCGAGACCACAAGGGGACACGCCTAAAGCAAAGAACCAGCAAGGTCACTTccttcactccctctctcctccGCCCTGCCCCAGGGTTTAATCCATACTGGGGGCAGACGCTGAGCTTCCAGGTCCTGGTGCCCCAGCTGGCCCTGCTGCGTTTTGTAGTCGAGGACTACAACCGGAAATCCCGGAATGACTTTATCGGGCAGTACACGGTGCCTTGGAGCTGCATGCAGCAAGGTGGGCCggtcctcccatccccccaccactgccGCCACCCTGGCCCCAGCCGCCTTTTaacaccctcctccccactctgcaggCTACCGCCATGTACACCTGCTCTCCAAGGATGGCATCAGCCTCCACCCGGCTTCCATCTTCGTGCATATCAGCATCCGGGAAGGGCCGGAGGGGGATGAATCCTAAGGTGGGCCCTTCTTGGGAAGGGTGGGTGCACTGGCTTGAGGTAGTAAGAAAAACCTGGAAGGACTCTCCCGAAAGCAAAGAGAGGTGGTGAAAACCATTGTTTTGGACTGTGCATTCCTAAGCACAAAAATTACCTCACTCTTCCTAACAAGCACACCTGGGGCCTGATTTTtcactctcttccctttcttcgtTTCTCCACGTCTGTGGTATCCTTTCTGTCCCCTTCCTTCACATACTCTCTACTggacttccttctttcctcttgccATAGGTTCAATCCCCTGCCCAGATCTAGGACTAATCTCTCTCATCGGCCCTGGCCCAAAGGCTGGCTGCAGCTGGACAGCCCGAGTGGGGCCTGGACCAGAGGGACACAAAGAGGCATTACCCCCTCCACCCGAACTGCCTCAAAGCCCAGAgccaagggaaagagaaatcGAGCCTCAAGGCTCCCCAGGCAAAGGCTGGGGGAGGATGGCAGACCCCCAAGACCATACGACGACTTGTGAGAGAACACCGCACAGCCCCGAGTCCCCACTGgactgctctcccctctccccacctgtgATAATAGAGCTTTTCTACCCAGTTCGGCTTGAGTATGGTCTGTTGCTGGGCAAGAAGAGGAGGCATGAAGCTTGGGAGACACTTGGGGAGACCGTTGGGGCAGGGAAGGAGTGGAAAAATAAGtgtccagccccaccccccaccgcacGTGCTACATAGAAGGGTACAGAGGAAGTATGGCCTCCAAGGACGAAAGGAGGAGACAAAGGGTTACATGATCCATACCCTCCCAAGAGTTTGCCTGGAACAGTCCCAGTTTATGCCTACCGCCCCACTATACTTATTAAAAGTACCTCTGTCATTTCCCCAGTGTGTCACAGTTTCAATGACTGAGCATCCGGTCACTGTGAGGAACTCACGGAATTCTGGATTACAGAGTCTCACCGGCCCCCTTCCCTCAAGTCCTGCGCCTTTCCCATTGTCTTGTGATTTAACTCCTGTGCAGCTGATGGGCCAGGCTGAGGATGGAGGCAGAGGACGGAGGCCGAATTAAAGCTACTTCCAGGGGGAGGCTGACTGCGCGGCCTGCAAGTAGACCTCGGGGCTCAGAAATAAGGAGCAGGGCAAGGGCCAAGACAGGCTccagggcagagagaaggcagacccGGGAACATTTCGGAATCCCTCGGTGAAGATGGAAGGAGacaaaggagaggcagaggtgtGATAGGGAACCGGCCAGAGCGAGAGGACAGCCCGGCTGTGCTCAGTGAGGGACATGGATGCATCGGTAAGCTCGTCACCACTCTGTTTAACATGCTTCAGAGAGCAGGAGGCGCAACAGCACATGCGGTCATATACATCTGTCTGGAGGGTGCTGGAAAAACACAGGACTGG encodes:
- the PLCD4 gene encoding 1-phosphatidylinositol 4,5-bisphosphate phosphodiesterase delta-4, with protein sequence MASLMQGRLPISEDLLLMQKGTLMRKVRSKSWKKLRYFRLQDDGMTVWHARQAGSTAKPTFSISDVESVREGQESELLRSLAEELPLEQGFTIVFHGRRSNLDLVANSAEEAKIWMQGLQLLVDFVTGMDQQERLDQWLSDWFQRGDKNQDGRMSFHEVQRLLHLMNVKMDQEYAFQLFQAADTSESGTLEGEEFVEFYKALTKRTEVQELFENFSADGQKLTLLEFVDFLQEEQKEGERASDLALELIDRYEPSDSGKLRHVLSMDGFLNYLCSKDGDIFNPTCLPVYQDMTQPLNHYYINSSHNTYLVGDQLYGHSSVEGYIRALKRGCRCVEVDIWDGPNGEPIVYHGHTLTSRIPFKDVVATVAQYAFQTSDYPVILSLENHCSWEQQQVMAYHLTEILGEQLLSTTLDGLLPTQLPSPEELRRKILVKGKKLRTLEEDLEEEEEEEELECELETEQEADTELEAHLESVSQELSPRSKDKKKEKKSKPILCPSLSALVVYLKSVSFHSFTHSREHYRFYETSSFSEAKARSLIKEAGNEFVQHNAWQLSRVYPSGLRTDSSNYNPQELWNAGCQMVAMNVQTAGLEMDICDGFFRQNGGCGYVLKPDFLRDAQSSFHPERPISPFKAQTLLIQIISGQQLPKEDTSKERSIVDPLVRVEIFGVRPDKSRQETSYVENNGFNPYWGQTLSFQVLVPQLALLRFVVEDYNRKSRNDFIGQYTVPWSCMQQGYRHVHLLSKDGISLHPASIFVHISIREGPEGDES